The following proteins are encoded in a genomic region of Alnus glutinosa chromosome 8, dhAlnGlut1.1, whole genome shotgun sequence:
- the LOC133875993 gene encoding protein ROOT INITIATION DEFECTIVE 3-like, with product MQIMGKGRDALVVCSDKSMGIGITIWDVDTGDHLLHIPTCASPSHGLLCLRNHFLVASQIHRHGSVGGGAIFIWALNKPQLPLRSYPVEAIGPLSCTKDGIYLAGGALSGNAYLWEIANGRLLKTWHAHDKSLNCLLFSNDDSLLISGSNDGMICVWSVISLLDTADSGSLPSLLHYSSEHRSSVTGLLNTSGSSSSVLVSSSLDGTCKVWDFVSGRLIQTQVYPLAITAIVLDPGEQLLFCGSVDGRIFVNRLDIGLLEDPFFVAEDQPVVLKEHNGAITALAFSESGLISASEDCTICMWDVVNLVIIRKFDHRKGAVTNMTVIPQSSLLSVSNHQRVSNGFYVSLLDKYPQPANSSKGRITLPSSCCSFKENQISLDFRSTDSLNQHISDLELPRFSFSALEYGQKDGTPAAMQMKVETCIENRIWATRMTKHVMEMNKHLQSRLLDLMQCRLLWPTEIDTPTSRKRKMLKIESPLLQGEEEPQSSTKFHDE from the exons ATGCAAATCATGGGTAAGGGCAGGGACGCCTTGGTGGTTTGCAGTGACAAGAGCATGGGAATAGGCATAACAATATGGGATGTGGACACAGGGGATCATCTTCTCCACATACCAACCTGCGCATCCCCTTCTCATGGGTTATTGTGCTTGAGAAACCACTTCCTTGTAGCTTCCCAGATTCACAGACATGGGTCTGTTGGTGGCGGAGCCATCTTCATCTGGGCATTGAATAAG CCTCAACTGCCTCTTCGGAGTTATCCAGTGGAGGCCATTGGGCCGCTTTCTTGCACAAAGGATGGCATATATCTTGCTGGCGGGGCACTTTCAGGAAATGCTTATCTTTGGGAG ATTGCTAACGGAAGATTGCTCAAGACTTGGCATGCTCATGACAAATCTTTGAATTGCTTGCTGTTTTCTAATGATGATTCTCTTCTCATTTCTGGGTCAAATGATGGTATGATCTGTGTGTGGTCTGTAATTAG TTTGCTAGACACGGCAGATTCTGGAAGCTTGCCTTCGTTGTTACATTATTCATCAGAGCATAGATCCTCTGTTACTGGTCTGTTAAACACATCAGGCAGCTCAAGTTCAGTTCTAGTATCAAGCTCCCTTGATGGCACTTGCAAG GTTTGGGACTTCGTCTCAGGAAGGCTTATACAAACTCAAGTTTATCCACTGGCGATAACTGCAATTGTTCTTGACCCAGGGGAGCAGCTCTTGTTCTGTGGAAGTGTGGATGGAAGAATTTTTGTCAACAGGCTTGATATTGGACTATTGGAGGACCCTTTCTTTGTTGCAGAAGACCAACCAGTTGTGCTAAAAGAACACAA TGGAGCCATAACTGCATTGGCCTTCAGTGAATCAGGTCTGATATCTGCATCTGAGGACTGCACCATTTGCATGTGGGATGTAGTCAACTTGGTGATCATCCGGAAATTCGACCATCGAAAAG GGGCAGTAACTAATATGACAGTGATTCCGCAGTCCTCACTGCTTTCTGTATCAAACCATCAGAGAGTTTCAAACGGGTTCTATGTTTCTTTGCTTGACAAGTATCCTCAGCCAGCCAACTCATCCAAGGGAAGAATCACTCTCCCTTCCTCATGCTGTTCCTTTAAAGAAAATCAGATTTCCCTTGATTTCCGAAGCACTGATTCATTGAACCAGCACATATCTGATTTggag TTGCCAAGATTCTCTTTCTCTGCCTTGGAATATGGGCAGAAAGATGGAACTCCAGCAGCAATGCAAATGAAGGTGGAAACTTGCATAGAGAATCGGATTTGGGCCACAAGAATGACAAAGCACGTTATGGAGATGAATAAGCATTTGCAGTCACGTTTACTTGACTTGATGCAGTGCAGATTATTATGGCCTACTGAGATTGACACACCCAcatctagaaaaagaaaaatgctcaaGATTGAGAGTCCACTTCTACAGGGGGAGGAGGAACCACAGTCCTCTACTAAATTTCATGATGAATAA